TTAGATGATTGATCGTTCAGGAGAGGCTAAAGAGTGAGCTGACCGATCCCGTCTGACTAAACCGTCACTGAACGGCACTGAGCAGCTTGCTATGTATTGGAACACCTGCAAGCTGCAGAAAAGAAGCGctgaccaatttttttttatatataaaaaaaaaactacaattgcTAAAATGTTTTTTAGTCTAAAATAGATCAAATGCaataaagtgagttcattgttctACCAATATCAGTTCTACTAATGCTATGCTATAGCAATATCACATTTCTTAATGAATGTGTGCCATACTGCCGTCCAATGACTTCATAATAGCCTGTTTGTAACCCATACAAGAATGATCCTCCTTATTCCCTGGGCAAGGAGCCTTCTAGCTACAGAGAATGactttgtttattttgtttttttttcttgcactcACTTTCTTGAAGTATGCGTCTATCGTATGCTTTTCATCTGCTAGTTTTGTTCCTAttttgcattaaaaacaaaaagattCCTCTCCCTAGCTGCCATATTTTTACACTGAGGGTCCTGTGTGTGTTTGTTAATTTAAGCGTGCATCATGTGAGCCGCTGGTCACAGGGCCACCCGTACAATTTTTGCTGCAAAGAAACAATGAGGCCTGTGACAATAGGAGTATTTAAGTCTCATCAGATACCAGATTTCCTCATTAATGGTTTGTCCTCCATTTAGCGACTCTAGCCGGTTGAGACAAGTTTATATCTGCTGTGTAAACGCATTGCAAATCAAAGGAACTCCTTTTATCAGGTCTTGACATGAACATGTATGGTGGTTCTCTGAATAATTAGTGTTTGTTCATCTGTAATTGTAATGAAATGTTACAAGGAGTCACATTGATGAACCTATATTAGTATTTAATAGGAAACTGCATTTATGGTTATTCCCAATGACGGACCTACTTCTTTTACCAGTGGGAATATCCCAATAAAAGAGTAGGAAATCCAGACTATTCATATGCCCGCCGCTTCCCTCTCAGCTTATAAGAAGATTCACCACATAGGTGTTatctgttgacttttttttttctttttaccctCCTAATACAGCAAATTGCTTTCAAGCACCTTGTTCAGAGAAACCGGCAAAGCGAACAACTGACTGAAACCGCTCCTGCTGTAAACTCCACCATCAAGCTGCCATTTATCATTGTAAACACAAGCAAGAAAACCGTCATAGACTGCAGTATTTCTAGCGACAAGTGagtatatgtgtatagtgtattcaGAAAACAAGGGCCTCCTAGGAAAACTCAGAATGGATCCCACTCCCCAATGAGTACTTTGCCAAATGTACAGTACTAGGCCTTTATCAAAGAGAACCTGTCGCTCGCATTTCACCTATTCCTCCAgccataaataacggtctgcaaacattttgcgcctttttatggtaataatccggcaatctcgttcgttcgttcgttcgttcgttcgttcgttcgttcctcTTATGCCCCCGCACCACCAAAAACTGGCCCTCCTTGAATGctgaaatctcgtctgagatggcGCGCCCGTCGTGTATGGTCCGACGCCCTTCCCTGCtttgtccgggcctcaaatctagttactgcgcatgcgccgatatagtgtcccgttgtgcgcacgcaccaggacatcgatgcgcgggatttagtgtgtgctggggggaggcgaggagctgtccatCCAAATTAAGGAGGCAGGGTTAATTTGGAaaagcttgaggaatgaagatatgactctttaatGGTCATTAGCACacggcacgggaacactaaaaaatggaatactaaaggtcCAGAGCCTATTTAGAAGAGAATTGtgggttacataaaaataatttttcacccacttccaccaggtattactgatttaataggtgaaatgctggtgacaggttccctttaaatctaaAATCCAGGTGCAAAAATTTGTGCTGATTTAAAAGCTCTTTTTTTTCTGACTTGATGAATTTATATAATTGTAGTCAAATGCAGTCACCACTAGCGGGCGCTAACTGTATAACTAATTATACAACCAGTATTAAACGCAATGAGAGACTTATAAATCTGTATGTTGTGCGCTCCCTGTAGTGAAGGCCGTAGACAGCCACTATGATTGTGTCATGGCAAGCAGAGGAAACCGTTCAgtgccagcccccccccccccccccccccactgttccGTTTAGTGCTGTATGACttttagacaaatgtgtgtttttaTCTTATTCTAATATCAAAGTATTCCATGAATATACTATCTGTGCCCCACAATTTACAGAGGCCTTTACTCCATTTTAATAACTATCACACTAAGTCATACTCCTTTCATTGTGcatctttttttgtgattttATCCATTTAcgtgtggtgtttttttacaggtttgaatATCTCTTCAATTTTGACAATGCTTTTGAGATACACGATGACATTGAGGTTCTGAAGAGGATGGGGATGTCATTTGGGCTGGAATCTGGAAAATGCACATCCGAAAACCTAAAACTTGCCAAATCCTTTGTACCCAGAGCTCTGGAAGGATATGTGACAGGTAAGTGATATGGTTATAAAACTATTTATATTGGTACTCAAATTCTGACGTTTATTATCACACTTTTTGTTATGTCATTACACACTTGCTAACAGCAGGGGGCAGAGTACATATATAAAAATCAGGGTCTTTTGATTTGATTTTATTCTTGTTCGTGTGAATACGTTTGCAGTTAAGTGAAGCAGGAATTTATACATTATATTGCAACCTGCAAGTAAAAGCAGTGACTGTACTTATACTGAATGGGGTGGGATACGAGTATTTCAAAGTAGGGTCTGTCTCAGATAGTGGACCCCTGCTGTTGTGacaggtggggggagggggggaagggTAGGTACAATTAAACTTCTTTAATCCATAAAATCATATTGTAAGTACAAacaagaaaaacgtaaaaaacaaagCTCTGTATTTTTGTTTGTAATTCTCCAAGTGTAAAGGTAATCATAGAAGCCCAAtctcatttaaagggacactaaacttAGGCTGGTCATACATtttagatagctgttggccgaacgCTCGTTTGGCCGACAGCGATTCCTCcctacacccccatacacagtcacGCTCGGCTCAGCCGATGGTGCATGGTTCTCAGggagaaagccgctgccagacttcTCTTTCAGCTGCTTATCTAATAAACAaaacgggcatgttgaaattcatcaTGTTCGATCCCTCACTCACCCGACATCTGCTTTTTGGGGAGAGTTGGGACGGTGCCATACATTTTAGATAGTCGACTGGTCCCACTGAAATCGACGGGTTGGGCCAGCTTTAGTCTGTCTCTATTTGCTTGCAGTTGAATATATGCTATTGTTTCCTGTTATCGGCCCAGATAGTATCTCCACTATTGAGAACCTCCAGATACGCTTGTTCAAACTTCTGGCTCCAGGATTAGTGGTCGCTAAACATCATTTAATACTTTTTTCAGGCATCAGGTTTGTGATGGTCTCAGTCGAGCTGGTCCATCGCTTTGCAAATGTAGAAAGAGTTAAATGGACTTGGGCAGGATTTAGGTGCACGGGTGCAGAATACAAAGCCACTAAATGGTGGGGGTTCCTTAGTCTAAGGCATTGTCTGTAGAATGGGGCAGAGCAAGCTGCAGACTTGCTGTGCATATTAACAGGGCCTGGGCTATTCATTTCCTCCTTGGTGCCATCTCTGCTTAATGAAAGGGCTTTTCCTGTTGATCACTAGGAACAGTCTGTTCACTGCGGGGAAATCCCATTCACATTTACTGGACAGAGTACTAATGTATTAACTGCTAAATGTACAGCGCTGCCACGCAATGCCTGATACACCGATATTATTAATATGCATGCCGTCAAAACTCCTATAAAATCAGTGTAATCCTACAGTCAGTTTAGTTCTCCTTATACATTATGTCCCGCTATGCACCTCCCGTGAAAGAGAAATTCATCTATGTTGTAATGTCTTGGTCATGATGTCTACCAATCCAGCTCTGAATGTTCTCATAGTGGGGCTGTGGGAACTTTGGAACAAAATACTAGataaaccctttcaggaccaagggtcatcgatgcctcaatgagcAGGCCTAAATTTCAAATTTTGGCATACATTCTTTTACACAGTCGTAACTTTTGAACTACTTTAGATAACTTTAACCatttttcttagttttttttttttagctaactaACCTACCATtcctgcctatatatatatatatatatatacatacatacagtgacggaaataagtatttgatcccttgctgattttgtaagtttgcccactgtcaaagacatgaacagtctagaatttttaggctaggttaatttgaccagtgacagatagattatataaaaaaaaaaaaaaagaaaatcacattgtcaaaattctatatatttatttgcattgtgcacagagaaataagtatttgatcccctaccaaccattaagagttcagcctcctccagaccagttacacgctccaaatcaacttggtgcctgcattaaagacagctgtcttacatggtcacctgtataaaagactcctgtccacagactcaatgaatcagtctgactctaacctctacaacatgggcaagaccaaagagctttctaaggatgtcagggacaagatcatagacctgcacaaggctggaatgggctacaaaaccataagtaagacgctgggtgaggagacaactgttggtgcaatagtaagaaaatggaagacatacaaaatgactgtcaatcgacatagatctggggctccatgcaaaatctcacctcgtggggtatccttgatcctgaggaaggtgagagctcagccgaaaacttcacaggggggaacttgttaatgatctcaaggcagctgggaccacagtcaccaagaaaaccattggtaacacattatgccgtaatggattaaaatcctgcagtgcccgcaaggtccccctgctcaagaaggcacatgtacaggcccgtctgaagtttgcaaatgaacatctggatgattctgagagtgattgggagaaggtgctgtggtcagatgagactaaaattgagctctttggcattaactcaactcgccgtgtttggaggaagagaaatgctgcctatgacccaaagaacaccgtccccactgtcaagcatggaggtggaaacattatgttttgggggtgtttctctgctaagggcacaggactacttcaccgcatcaatgggagaatggatggagccatgtaccgtcaaatcctgagtgacaacctccttccctccaccaggacattaaaaatggctcgtggctgggtcttccagcacgacaatgacccgaaacatacagccaaggcaacaaaggagtggctcaataagaagcacattaaggtcatggagtggcctagccagtctctagaccttaagcccattgaaaacttatggagggagctgaagatccgagttgccaagcgacagcctcgaaatcttaatcatttacagatgatctgcaaagaggagtgggccaaaattccatctaacgtgtgcaaacctcatcaccaactacaaaaaacgtctgactgctgtgcttgccaacaagggttttgccaccaagtattaagtcttgtttgccaaagggatcaaatacttatttctctgtgcacaatgcaaataaatatatataattgtgacaatgttattttttttaattttttttatataatctatctctcactggtaaaattaacctagcctaaaaattctagactgttcatgtctttgacagtggacaaacttacaaaatcagcaagggatcaaatacttatttccttcactgtacatacatacacacacacacacacaccacacacacacatacacacatacacacatacacacatacacacacacacatacacacatacatacatacatacatacatacatacatacatacatacacacacagacacacacacacacacagacacacacacacacagtttgtcAGTCTGAAACACTGTGACCGAGTGGAGGAGTTTACAAACAAACTTTTCAGAGATCACCATAATTGGTTAATCAGAAGCCGAACCAATTGGTTCAGTGAGcaggttgctggggtgccgggaaCAATGAAAGTGCCGGTGTCAAAGCAGTCTCCTCAGAGCTATGCAGGCACATACACTGGAGTGTagattcacgccctggctgcacgaGGCATATGTGGCTAGGACATGAATTTTACATATTAGAGGCTTGAAGGGGTTAACTATTGAACAAAAATTTGGACTGAACAATATTTAGCACCTGTATTCATAATTGACTTACCATGACAACCCCTTCTGAAAATGAAGCTGGCCACCTCGGGTGATGAGTTAATGGTTAAAACCTCTGGCGATGAGCTGTCACTGGGGGAAGTTGCCGCCAGCCATACATTTCCACTTTAGCGGCCACAGTGatgtattacatggcagccattcgtTGGAATGGCCatcattgtaatacatgaacagGTCAAGTCTATCTTGAACAGGAGTCTATAATAAGCCAGTACAGAGCGCCGCTGAGTGAGGGGAACCCAAGCGGCGGCATCTGTATGTCATCCATATACccgaatagggcatatggacagggttaTCTTGATGGGACAAGGGATTATAAGAGACCAACAGAAATATGTTACGTCAATAAGAAAGCTTATTATATATGCTTCAAACTTTTTCTCAATTGCTAGCTGTTCGTGTTAATAGAGTTGTGTAAgatcagaaatagcgccactgccTGGCCCAAAGAAAAGTTTTATTTAAATTGAaataagcgttttttttttaaaggggtattcccacttcagacattttatggcatatccacacctGTCGGGAGAATGGGGGTCTCCTAGCGCATTTAGCGGTTTCTTTGAAGTCCTATAGTCTTAAGTGAAAACAGCAGTGACTATAAGGCCTTCTATATGCGGCCGCCTTGGTTTGCTGAATGAGAGGGGTCCCAACGGTGGACCCCACCTCAGACatatgaatatgccataaatgtctcaaatTGGACAAGTTAAGCAGCTAAAGAGGTCAATCTAAAAATACTGGCTGAACACTTGTGCTGTGTAGTATAAAGGCTTCCAAGTCAGAGGGTGAGCTAGAGATATTGTAGCAGCATTGAAAGCAACTGGAGCCAAGTGGATGTTATCAGCAGATGTTCAGCATGCACATGGCACAAACAAGGCCACGGCCGGGCACTTCTCACAACAGTTTAACTACATGAGAACTACCAGTTGCCACCTACCGGGATGTGTAGCTGCCATTGTAAGCAGCTCATTCCCGAGGGTCATGACATAGTGTTCTTCACTCCCTTATTCTGAAGGATTTGCTAATCAGATCTTAAATCATTGGTGTCAGGAGGGAATAAATGATCTGTCCTCATGCGCTTTGTATCAATGACATGAGCGAGAACAGCAAAAGTACTTGTGTGATATGGTGCCAATGGCTTACCCAGACATACCAGGCACTACATAATATCAGGGGAGTGTATATTCGATATGACTGTGTATTACAAAGTACTGCTATTAAGTTATTGGGTTGGGTTTAGTTGAACCAGGGATGAATAAGCAATAAATAGATGTGCACCTAATATTCCATTATTTTTGTGGGATCACAAACTGAATAAGGCTGAAATATTGGTATTTTCTATCTGCTAGACATGGCCTCGGGGACTTCTTGGACAGACCAAGGACTTCATTTTAATACATCTCAGACCGCCTCTGCAGCGCACTCTGTGGGCACTACTTACTCCCAATCCAGGTACGACTAGGTCAAGATGATTTGGACTGCTTGGATGTAATCCAAATGGATTTATTCTTTGAGTTACTGAACTTAGACTCTGATATTACTACAgtctgtaacttttattttttgttattgtcCCCGCAGTGTGAACCCAGGATTGTTTTTTGACACTGACGTGTCTTTGACTAACAGCAGTCACCACTCCAGCTCTGGAACATCCCACTACACAGAATCTCGAGGAGAAACCCCATGTTCATTCGATGATGACGAAGATGATGAAGACGATTCCTCCTCTCTGGAATAAAACGGCAGTGGACACGTCAGAATGTTTGTGGAAAGAGCATAGTTTAGTCTTCCAACGCAGTTTCGACGGGAGATCACATCGGGatcaacaaagatttttttttccccttttttcaaAATGAGAACTCGCTGTGGACACTGTCCTATTTCAAGATGGCGTCTTGCCAGCTGAGAGGTGACTAGATTTGCTCCAATAATGCTGTTTGGTTTGGATTGTTGGGCTTTTAGACACTGTGTTTGCAAGGATTATGCACAGGGTATGATAGAGGACCTAGAAGAGTGAACGCTCCTTTACCTGCAGACTGTCGGAGTAGTCACTTCACTGCCTTTGGATAATAATGCATCTTTTGTAAATTCCTATCTTAAGCTTGAAGCCACTTCAGTAACACAGAACACCCAGCTAAGCTAGAAGCGATGCCTGCCAACAATCTGTGGGAAAGATGCTGCTATGTTCTGATTGCTGCAGTTATTGAGAAAATCAGAGGATATTTCTTTCTATAACAGAGCCTGTCTTGTACACAGAGAATTTTTTAGCGCCATCCGTAGAGAAAAAGGGAACACTGATGAAGAATtctgtcagaattttttttttctattacacgtcatggccatttatttttttttttttttaacgcataAAATCAGAACAAGACAACAAATCTTTCTTTTTATAACAAATGCAACGTATGATCTAATGCCGCATCCTGGGTGCCCTtcgctttttttgtgaaatgcacAGAAATTCTTGTTCCTGTACATAGTAACAGGGGCTTTTTTTGTGGGTTTCCCAGGTCAATGGTGAATTGGACTAGTTAATGTTGGTTAAGTCCACAAATGTGGCCACCTCCACTGTATGTGGGAAAGGACTAGAATCCTGCGTGGACTTCAGATTCTGACCTATTACCAAATAATACACATCTCAAGAGTTAAAATGTAACCCACAATGTTCAGTCTTCTCTACCAATTTAAATTCGTACTCATAACCGAAAATGGTCTCACCCTATAAAAGACTGTTAAAGTGGTAGTataattttttgggaaaaaaatacattgttGTATTTCCCAATACATTGTTGTATTTCCGGAGGCTGTATGCTTAAGATGGCACTGGATTCTAGTTACGTTTGTTATATGGTGTACAATTTTTCACCCATGACTGCTGCTTATCTTTTTCATGAACTCCAGTGCCTGTGAGATTTTTGTCAATCATCTCGAATGAAGCATCCTCAAGGATCGGAGCTGAATTCTTAATGAAAATAGCCGCTTTATAGCATATATATTTATTCCTAAAATATCCTCTACTACCCTCTTAAGTGTCCATTCTGGTTGCCCAGTTGATCTTCTGTCATGTCATTGCAACACCGCTCTTCTTTGGAAGTGTCATTATTTGCATTGGTGTCTTAACACAGATGCCTAATAAGATTGGAATGACTCTGGCTCTTCCAAAAACGTGCTTTGTTGGAGGTTCCAAGCTTAGATGGCAATGCACCTTAGATTTGCGTCGGCCGAACCCACCGGGACCATCTAATGTGCATTAGATGTTTGGCCGATGTTTGTTCGGCAGATGATGGGAAAATTAAGGATTGGGTATGTTGAATTTCAATATGGCCGTTCCTTTGTTCTCAAGGGAGATAAGCTGCCATCAGAGCTGTCTGGCAGCGGTTTAGTCCCCTTTCCCCAATGAGAAAACATGCATTCTCAGCCGAGACGAGCATTCATGTGTATGGGGAGGTCGGGAgtaatagttgtcagccaaacaagCATTCGGCCGATAGCTATTGAAGGTGTATGACCACCTTTACTGAAGTCTCTGACCATTTGGATGCACTACAAACCACTTTGGTCCCTCGCTTCAGCTCTCGGACCCCCATCCATGCTCATCTCTGAGATGTCACAGTGACTTGTCTGCAGATAACCAAACATGCAtacatttgtatttattttttttcatgaggatttttttttttgtaaaggaaAATGGAATGCTgctattaaggctgggttcacattagcGCTCTTGTTAATGTTATCTTAACATGTATTCTGTCGGAAATGGTGATGgatcccatttatttctatgggaagGATAATGCTAAAATGCATGTTTTATTCTTCACCATTTTTAATAAAAGGATCCAATGATCACAGCATGTAATGTCTATAATACAAATTGACATTTTATGGATCAGTTGGACAAATAGAAAAAGGAATGAAATGCtagcgtgaacccagcctaactctccTTCATTCATTATTCCATGTCATTTCTTTCACGTATTTTGTATTTTCATATATGGCCAAAGTTAAGACGAACTGATAGAGAATCTGTCTGTAGACTTTAGTGTTGAGAGCCCAAGTGGATGCCTGGTCATAAAGTCATGTGTGGTGCTTCTACAATGTATCGTTCAATTATCTGCCATCATAGATACAATGAGGAAGATTTTTGAAGATTaggcagcaaaaaaaatataggAGTTGCCCATTACTGTTAGCTACTGTCATTTCTCAGCATTTTTTGCTGTTATTACTTGCCTCGTGCCTCTATGATGTCATCATGCCTCTGTGATGTCATTATGCTGCAATAATGTGGCTGGCCTCTAGTCAGGTGATTACTATAAACTATTATTCAGCTGGCATAATGGCTCCATCTCCTTGTACAGATGGTGGGCGGAATGTTGATGCCCTTTTTCTCAGTatgtttaacattaaaaaaagaaaagaaaagtaaaGACAAATGCAGAGTTAAAAGAACACATGAAAATCTACTGTAAAAGCAGAGTCCTGTTGAGGTCTTTACTACTAACTTGTCTTGATTGTGCATGGAAACCCACTGTTTATACTGCATTTTGCACCAAAATGGAGGTAGTGATGGCAATTCTCGGCTTTGTCATATAGATAAGAGTATTCCGTGGTAACCCAATAGGATCATGTCAATAAATGtcacagaaatttttgc
This genomic stretch from Rhinoderma darwinii isolate aRhiDar2 chromosome 4, aRhiDar2.hap1, whole genome shotgun sequence harbors:
- the TFDP2 gene encoding transcription factor Dp-2 — its product is MIISTPQRLSAGADLLIGRQFTAAATSAMVTQSHITDATSWIPGDRKRTREFIESDFSESKRSKRGEKSGKGLRHFSMKVCEKVQTKGTTSYNEVADELVAEFTSSAGQLASDSAYDQKNIRRRVYDALNVLMAMNIISKEKKEIKWIGLPSNSVQECETLEKEKQTRIESIKRKSAQLQELLLQQIAFKHLVQRNRQSEQLTETAPAVNSTIKLPFIIVNTSKKTVIDCSISSDKFEYLFNFDNAFEIHDDIEVLKRMGMSFGLESGKCTSENLKLAKSFVPRALEGYVTDMASGTSWTDQGLHFNTSQTASAAHSVGTTYSQSSVNPGLFFDTDVSLTNSSHHSSSGTSHYTESRGETPCSFDDDEDDEDDSSSLE